In Cupriavidus taiwanensis, the following are encoded in one genomic region:
- a CDS encoding SDR family oxidoreductase, whose amino-acid sequence MPASKISAGQTGTQPAAARGVALVTGGARRLGRAIALELAAQGWDVAVHCHRSVDEAEALATQIRALGRRAAVLRADLADEAATSRLVADCTAALGVPTCLVNNASLFQYDVATSFSYASLDTHMRTNVAAPLLLARELHKALAAAAGNDKAAEPRGVVINLLDQKLDNLNPDFLSYTLSKAALQTATVQLAQALAPRLRVVGVAPGITLVSGEQSEQSFRRAHRVTPLGQSSTPEDIAQAVAYLAQARAVTGTTLYVDGGQHLMPLARDVMFLTE is encoded by the coding sequence ATGCCCGCCTCCAAGATTTCCGCCGGCCAGACCGGTACCCAGCCAGCCGCGGCCCGCGGCGTGGCGCTCGTGACCGGCGGCGCGCGCCGCCTGGGCCGCGCCATCGCGCTGGAACTGGCGGCGCAGGGCTGGGACGTGGCCGTGCACTGCCATCGCTCGGTCGACGAGGCCGAAGCGCTGGCCACGCAGATCCGCGCGCTCGGCCGCCGCGCCGCGGTGCTGCGCGCCGACCTCGCTGACGAGGCTGCCACCAGCCGCCTGGTAGCCGACTGCACCGCCGCGCTGGGCGTGCCCACCTGCCTGGTCAACAATGCCTCGCTGTTCCAGTACGACGTGGCGACCAGCTTCTCGTATGCGTCGCTGGATACGCATATGCGCACCAACGTGGCCGCGCCGCTGCTGCTGGCGCGCGAGCTGCACAAGGCCCTGGCGGCCGCTGCCGGCAACGACAAGGCCGCCGAGCCGCGCGGCGTGGTGATCAACCTGCTCGACCAGAAGCTCGACAACCTGAACCCGGACTTCCTGTCGTACACGCTGTCCAAGGCCGCGCTGCAGACCGCCACGGTGCAGCTGGCGCAGGCGCTGGCGCCGCGCCTGCGCGTGGTGGGCGTGGCTCCCGGCATCACGCTGGTGTCGGGCGAGCAGTCCGAGCAGAGCTTCCGCCGCGCGCACCGCGTGACGCCGCTGGGCCAGTCGTCCACGCCCGAGGACATCGCCCAGGCGGTGGCCTACCTGGCGCAGGCGCGCGCCGTGACCGGCACCACGCTGTATGTCGACGGCGGCCAGCACCTGATGCCGCTGGCGCGCGACGTGATGTTCCTGACCGAGTAA
- a CDS encoding dihydroneopterin aldolase yields the protein MTMLAALSHPSLQDCRRMFLRNYEVQINIGVHEFEKKGEQRVLINIDLFVPLAQSTPQADKLDEVVDYDFMRNTVAERMAQGHVHLQETLCDDVARAMLKHPKVRAVRVSTEKPDVYPDCDSVGVEVFHIKQA from the coding sequence ATGACCATGCTCGCCGCCCTTTCCCACCCCAGCCTGCAAGACTGCCGACGCATGTTCCTGCGCAACTACGAAGTGCAGATCAATATCGGCGTGCACGAATTCGAGAAGAAGGGCGAACAGCGCGTGCTGATCAATATCGACCTGTTCGTGCCGCTGGCGCAGAGCACCCCGCAGGCCGACAAGCTCGACGAAGTGGTCGACTACGATTTCATGCGCAACACCGTGGCCGAGCGCATGGCGCAGGGCCACGTGCACCTGCAGGAAACGCTGTGCGACGACGTGGCCCGCGCCATGCTGAAGCACCCCAAGGTGCGCGCCGTGCGTGTCTCGACCGAGAAGCCCGATGTCTACCCGGATTGCGATTCGGTCGGCGTCGAGGTATTCCACATCAAGCAGGCCTGA
- the ttcA gene encoding tRNA 2-thiocytidine(32) synthetase TtcA, which produces MSHSNNFYRLETRLQSQTGKAIGDFGMIEDGDTVLVCMSGGKDSYTMLSVLMALQKRAPIKFKLIAMNLDQKQPGFPEHILPQYLKSVGVEYVIVEADTYSIVKEKVPEGKTTCSLCSRLRRGVIYRTAKELGANKIALGHHRDDIVNTFFLNMFFGGKMKAMPPKLATDDGAHIVIRPLAYCSEKDIASYARAMEFPIIPCNLCGSQENLQRKKVSEMLQEWERQNPGRIDNIFSALRNVVPSHLADTELFPFTGLATGLAKVDEASLFGETTFQQQPLMFAGSVEENRMEFVRFERAPAAAAAPAQQAGTQ; this is translated from the coding sequence ATGAGCCACTCGAACAACTTCTACCGCCTCGAGACGAGGCTGCAATCGCAAACCGGCAAGGCCATCGGCGACTTCGGCATGATCGAGGACGGCGACACCGTGCTGGTCTGCATGAGTGGCGGCAAGGACTCGTACACCATGCTGTCGGTCCTGATGGCGCTGCAGAAGCGCGCGCCGATCAAGTTCAAGCTGATCGCGATGAACCTGGACCAGAAGCAGCCCGGCTTCCCCGAACATATCCTGCCGCAATACCTGAAGTCGGTCGGCGTGGAATATGTAATCGTCGAGGCGGACACCTACTCGATCGTCAAGGAGAAGGTGCCCGAGGGCAAGACCACCTGCTCGCTGTGCTCGCGCCTGCGCCGCGGCGTGATCTACCGCACCGCCAAGGAGCTGGGCGCCAACAAGATCGCGCTGGGCCACCACCGCGACGACATCGTCAACACCTTCTTCCTGAACATGTTCTTCGGCGGCAAGATGAAGGCGATGCCGCCCAAGCTGGCCACCGACGACGGCGCGCATATCGTGATCCGCCCGCTGGCGTACTGCTCGGAGAAGGACATCGCATCGTATGCGCGCGCGATGGAATTCCCGATCATCCCGTGCAACCTGTGCGGCTCGCAGGAAAACCTGCAGCGCAAGAAGGTCAGCGAGATGCTGCAGGAGTGGGAGCGGCAGAACCCGGGCCGCATCGATAATATCTTCTCGGCGCTGCGCAACGTGGTGCCGTCGCACCTGGCCGATACCGAGCTGTTCCCGTTCACCGGGCTGGCCACCGGCCTGGCCAAGGTGGACGAGGCCTCGCTGTTCGGTGAAACCACGTTCCAGCAGCAGCCGCTGATGTTCGCCGGCAGTGTGGAAGAGAACCGGATGGAGTTCGTGCGCTTCGAGCGTGCGCCGGCGGCTGCCGCGGCACCGGCGCAGCAGGCCGGCACACAGTAA
- a CDS encoding DUF6279 family lipoprotein, translating to MILGAAALCACSAMKLGYQQGDRLAYWWIDNYVDVTTAQEPLTREAIARFFAWHRKAQLPEIANLLQEAKADVRQPVTPAMVAHFQDASQELARRSFEQAMPDMADLLLTLTPDQIARMEKKFAEGNAKYRKKFLNADPAEREEARFDKVMEYARLIYGGFSPDQEKAIRVKVGPVVQNAESRYAERVARQQEWIKMVRYVQATQPPKAQVMDLLRRFREYWQNPPARHAASHEAGNNAGIALTVAIANMTTPQQKAHAQDRFQKWIDDTHALMREKANPPVQSAAAN from the coding sequence ATGATTCTCGGCGCCGCGGCCCTGTGCGCGTGCAGCGCGATGAAGCTGGGTTACCAGCAGGGCGACCGGCTGGCGTACTGGTGGATCGACAATTATGTCGACGTTACCACGGCCCAGGAGCCGCTGACGCGCGAGGCCATCGCGCGCTTTTTTGCCTGGCATCGCAAGGCGCAGCTGCCGGAAATCGCCAACCTGCTGCAGGAGGCCAAGGCCGACGTGCGCCAGCCGGTCACCCCGGCGATGGTCGCGCACTTCCAGGACGCCTCGCAGGAACTGGCGCGCCGCTCCTTCGAGCAGGCCATGCCCGACATGGCCGACCTGCTGCTGACGCTCACACCCGACCAGATCGCGCGCATGGAAAAGAAGTTTGCCGAGGGCAACGCCAAGTACCGCAAGAAATTCCTCAACGCGGACCCGGCCGAGCGCGAGGAAGCGCGCTTCGACAAGGTGATGGAATACGCCCGGCTGATCTACGGCGGCTTCTCTCCCGATCAGGAGAAGGCGATCCGCGTCAAGGTGGGGCCGGTGGTGCAGAACGCCGAGTCGCGCTATGCCGAGCGCGTCGCGCGCCAGCAGGAATGGATCAAGATGGTGCGCTACGTGCAGGCCACGCAGCCGCCCAAGGCGCAGGTGATGGACCTGCTGCGCCGCTTCCGCGAATACTGGCAGAACCCGCCGGCCCGGCACGCGGCCAGCCATGAAGCCGGCAATAACGCCGGCATCGCGCTGACCGTGGCCATCGCCAATATGACCACGCCGCAACAGAAGGCGCACGCGCAGGACCGCTTCCAGAAGTGGATCGACGACACGCATGCGCTGATGCGCGAGAAGGCCAATCCGCCGGTGCAGTCGGCGGCGGCGAACTAG
- the glmU gene encoding bifunctional UDP-N-acetylglucosamine diphosphorylase/glucosamine-1-phosphate N-acetyltransferase GlmU, which produces MNIVILAAGMGKRMYSDLPKVLHPVAGRPMLAHVLDTARALSPSRLVVVVGHGAARVREAVAADDVAFAEQAQQLGTGHAVMQALPLLDDNQPTLVLYGDVPLTSAATLQALVAEAGAQRLGVLTVEMPDPTGYGRIVRDAAGSIVRIVEQKDATEAEKAIREINTGIIVCPTGHLRKWLSTLRNDNAQGEYYLTDTVERAVADGVETVSAQPAALWETLGVNSKLQLAEVERIHQGNLARRLLEAGVTLLDPARIDVRGELTCGRDVTIDVGCVFEGRVHLEDGVRIGAHCVIRNSTVGAGAQVHPFCHIDEARVGPAGRIGPYARLRPGTELGEDVHIGNFVEVKNAQVAAHSKANHLAYVGDATVGSRVNIGAGTITCNYDGVNKHRTVIEDDVFIGSDTQLVAPVTVRRGATLGAGTTLTKEAPADKLTLSRAKQLTIDAWQRPVKQPKQ; this is translated from the coding sequence GTGAATATCGTCATTCTCGCCGCGGGCATGGGCAAGCGGATGTATTCCGATTTGCCCAAGGTGCTGCACCCGGTAGCCGGGCGGCCCATGCTCGCGCATGTCCTGGATACGGCCCGTGCGCTGTCGCCGTCCCGGCTGGTGGTCGTGGTCGGCCACGGCGCCGCGCGCGTGCGCGAGGCGGTGGCCGCCGACGATGTCGCCTTCGCCGAGCAGGCCCAGCAACTGGGCACGGGCCATGCGGTGATGCAGGCACTTCCCTTGTTGGACGATAACCAGCCTACGTTGGTTCTCTACGGTGACGTCCCGCTCACCAGCGCGGCAACGCTGCAGGCCCTGGTGGCCGAGGCCGGCGCGCAGCGCCTGGGCGTGCTCACCGTGGAAATGCCCGACCCCACCGGCTATGGCCGCATCGTGCGCGACGCCGCGGGCAGCATCGTCCGTATCGTCGAGCAAAAGGACGCGACCGAGGCCGAAAAAGCCATCCGCGAAATCAACACCGGCATCATCGTGTGCCCGACCGGCCACCTGCGCAAGTGGTTGTCGACGCTGCGCAACGACAACGCCCAGGGCGAGTATTACCTGACCGATACCGTCGAGCGCGCCGTCGCCGACGGCGTCGAGACGGTGTCGGCGCAGCCGGCGGCGCTGTGGGAGACGCTGGGCGTCAACAGCAAGCTGCAGCTGGCCGAGGTCGAACGCATCCACCAGGGCAACCTGGCCCGGCGCCTGCTGGAAGCCGGCGTCACACTGCTGGACCCGGCCCGCATCGACGTGCGCGGCGAGCTCACCTGCGGGCGCGATGTCACCATCGACGTGGGCTGCGTGTTCGAGGGCCGCGTGCACCTGGAAGACGGCGTGCGCATCGGCGCCCATTGCGTGATCCGCAACAGCACCGTCGGCGCCGGCGCGCAGGTGCATCCGTTCTGCCATATCGACGAAGCCAGGGTGGGGCCCGCGGGCCGCATCGGCCCCTACGCGCGCCTGCGTCCCGGCACCGAGCTGGGCGAGGACGTGCATATCGGCAACTTCGTCGAGGTCAAGAATGCACAGGTGGCGGCACACAGCAAGGCCAACCACCTGGCTTATGTGGGCGACGCCACGGTGGGCTCGCGCGTCAATATTGGCGCGGGTACCATCACCTGCAACTATGACGGGGTGAACAAGCACCGCACCGTGATCGAGGACGATGTCTTCATCGGCTCCGACACGCAACTGGTGGCCCCGGTAACGGTGCGCCGCGGCGCCACGCTCGGCGCCGGCACCACGCTCACCAAGGAGGCCCCGGCCGACAAGCTGACGCTGTCGCGGGCCAAGCAGCTGACCATCGACGCCTGGCAGCGTCCGGTCAAGCAGCCGAAGCAGTAA
- the glmS gene encoding glutamine--fructose-6-phosphate transaminase (isomerizing) codes for MCGIVGAVSTRNIVPVLIEGLRRLEYRGYDSCGVAVVRDDAVERARTVSRVADLDAQTQASGLSGFTGVAHTRWATHGKPDTVNAHPHLSGETIALVHNGIIENYEPLREELRAVGYGFESQTDTEVVAHLIHQAYSYPSSATRGDLFASVRAVTKRLHGAYAIAVFAKDQPGRVVGARAGSPLVVALGENESFLASDALAVAGTANRIIYLEEGDVVEITLDGVTIHDAGDHPVEREARVVEAHAASVDLGPYRHFMQKEIFEQPRALGDTLEGVEGLSPDLFGANAAEVFAGIDSVLILACGTSYYSGCTAKYWLESIAKIPTQVEVASEYRYRDTVPNPRALVVVISQSGETADTMAALRHARALGHVHTLAVCNVATSAMVRETELRFLTRAGTEIGVASTKAFTTQLAALYMLTLSLAKTRGLLTDEAEAQALTNLRHLPAALHGVLALEPQIIAWSEDFARRENALFLGRGLHYPIALEGALKLKEISYIHAEAYPAGELKHGPLALVTEAMPVVTVAPNDALLEKLKSNIQEVRARGGRLYVFADSDTQIQSSDGIQVIRMPEHYGDLSPILHVVPLQLLAYHTACARGTDVDKPRNLAKSVTVE; via the coding sequence ATGTGTGGCATCGTCGGCGCGGTTTCCACGCGCAATATCGTTCCGGTCCTGATCGAAGGGCTGCGCCGCCTGGAATATCGCGGCTATGACTCGTGCGGCGTCGCCGTCGTGCGCGACGATGCGGTCGAGCGCGCGCGCACCGTGTCGCGCGTCGCCGACCTCGACGCGCAGACGCAGGCGTCGGGCCTGTCCGGCTTCACCGGCGTGGCGCATACGCGCTGGGCCACGCACGGCAAGCCCGACACCGTCAACGCCCACCCGCACCTGTCCGGCGAAACCATCGCGCTGGTGCACAACGGCATCATCGAGAACTACGAGCCGCTGCGCGAAGAACTGCGCGCGGTCGGCTACGGCTTCGAGTCGCAGACCGATACCGAGGTGGTCGCGCACCTGATCCACCAGGCCTACAGCTACCCCAGCAGCGCCACGCGCGGCGACCTGTTCGCCTCGGTGCGCGCGGTCACCAAGCGCCTGCACGGCGCCTACGCCATCGCGGTGTTCGCCAAGGACCAGCCGGGCCGCGTGGTCGGCGCGCGCGCCGGCTCGCCGCTGGTGGTGGCGCTGGGCGAGAACGAATCGTTCCTGGCGTCCGACGCGCTCGCCGTGGCCGGCACCGCCAACCGCATCATCTACCTGGAAGAGGGCGATGTGGTCGAGATCACGCTGGACGGCGTGACCATCCACGACGCCGGCGACCACCCGGTCGAGCGCGAGGCGCGCGTGGTCGAAGCCCATGCCGCGTCGGTGGACCTGGGCCCGTACCGCCACTTCATGCAGAAGGAAATCTTCGAGCAGCCGCGCGCGCTGGGCGACACCCTCGAGGGTGTCGAAGGCCTGTCGCCGGACCTGTTCGGCGCCAACGCCGCCGAAGTCTTCGCCGGCATCGACAGCGTGCTGATCCTGGCCTGCGGCACCAGCTACTATTCCGGCTGCACCGCCAAGTACTGGCTCGAAAGCATCGCCAAGATCCCGACCCAGGTCGAAGTCGCCAGCGAATACCGCTACCGCGACACCGTGCCCAATCCGCGCGCGCTGGTGGTGGTGATCTCGCAATCGGGCGAGACCGCCGACACCATGGCCGCGCTGCGCCATGCGCGCGCGCTCGGCCACGTCCATACGCTGGCGGTCTGCAACGTCGCCACCAGCGCCATGGTGCGCGAGACCGAACTGCGCTTCCTGACCCGCGCCGGCACCGAGATCGGCGTGGCCTCGACCAAGGCCTTCACCACGCAGTTGGCCGCGCTGTACATGCTGACGCTGTCGCTGGCCAAGACCCGCGGCCTCTTGACCGACGAGGCCGAGGCCCAGGCGCTGACCAACCTGCGCCACCTGCCGGCCGCGCTGCACGGCGTGCTGGCGCTGGAGCCGCAGATCATCGCCTGGTCCGAAGACTTTGCCCGCCGCGAGAACGCGCTGTTCCTCGGCCGCGGCCTGCATTACCCGATCGCGCTGGAAGGGGCGCTCAAGCTCAAGGAAATCTCGTATATCCACGCCGAGGCCTACCCGGCCGGCGAGCTCAAGCACGGCCCGCTGGCGCTGGTCACCGAAGCCATGCCGGTGGTCACGGTCGCGCCCAACGACGCGCTGCTGGAAAAGCTCAAGTCCAACATCCAGGAAGTGCGCGCCCGCGGCGGCCGCCTGTACGTGTTTGCCGACAGCGATACGCAGATCCAGTCGTCCGACGGCATCCAGGTGATCCGCATGCCCGAGCACTACGGCGACCTCTCGCCGATCCTGCACGTGGTGCCGCTGCAGCTGCTGGCCTATCACACCGCCTGCGCGCGGGGGACCGACGTCGACAAGCCGCGCAACCTGGCGAAGTCGGTGACGGTGGAGTAA
- a CDS encoding TetR/AcrR family transcriptional regulator yields the protein MKENLIALEGHAGYAVPRYSRGLRTTHQLLEAGRRLLRERTLEQVSIQEICARAGVTTGAFYSRFEGKDSYFRALQALALAALREAMAARLARLDHAPTTLEDAVRTLARDSRIWACRNEGVLRASLVVRATTGEDPIRQLNRQYMADLAPRLARLHPAGASPELELRIRFAHQALAGTLLYALINRESIFALSDRRLDQEMARAFLLSVA from the coding sequence ATGAAAGAAAATCTGATCGCGCTGGAAGGCCATGCCGGCTATGCCGTGCCGCGCTATTCGCGCGGGCTGCGCACCACGCACCAGTTGCTGGAAGCCGGCCGGCGGCTGCTGCGCGAACGCACGCTGGAACAGGTCTCGATCCAGGAAATCTGCGCCCGCGCGGGCGTGACCACCGGCGCGTTCTATAGCCGCTTCGAGGGCAAGGACAGCTATTTCAGGGCGCTGCAGGCGCTGGCGCTGGCCGCGCTGCGCGAGGCCATGGCGGCGCGCCTGGCCCGGCTCGACCACGCGCCCACCACGCTGGAAGACGCGGTGCGCACGCTGGCGCGCGACAGCCGCATCTGGGCCTGCCGCAACGAAGGCGTGCTGCGCGCCTCGCTGGTGGTGCGGGCCACCACCGGTGAAGATCCGATCCGGCAGCTCAACCGCCAGTACATGGCGGACCTGGCCCCGCGCCTGGCGCGGCTGCACCCGGCCGGCGCGTCGCCGGAACTGGAATTGCGCATCCGCTTCGCCCACCAGGCACTGGCCGGCACGCTGCTGTATGCGCTGATCAACCGCGAAAGCATTTTCGCGCTGTCGGACCGGCGGCTGGACCAGGAAATGGCGCGGGCATTCCTGCTGTCGGTCGCGTAG
- a CDS encoding MFS transporter, which produces MNPTYQPRRAWLTAVLLFFFLVVNAMDKMVVGLLAAPMMDELGLTPAQFGLVGSSFFWLFAVSGVLGGFLANRTPTSRLLVLMALAWSLCQIPIALSSSLAVLIVARVLLGFMEGPAAPVAIHACYKWFPNNRRNLPVAVLTQGAGIGIVLAGLLIPAVAAHWGWRTNFYLLAVLGVVWAVAWLALGREGTLDERPAGHGAAGTGAPQRLPYRVLLGDPTVLGCFALRLAAYWGLALCLTWIPAYLQSGLGFDHAVSGKLFALIVGTNLPLTIAIAWFSERLLARGVSSRVARGRVSAGMLLLAGGFFLMLLWPGTTPAMRVALLVLACVCAPAIYSLGPAMLAEVVPAGQRGAVLAIDASVSSVAGVLAPLVTGVLVQNTPGARGFELGLALCGAIMVVAALAGLCVVNPERSRQRLAARLPADVQAGQPAVAAG; this is translated from the coding sequence ATGAATCCGACCTACCAACCCCGTCGCGCGTGGCTGACCGCAGTGCTGCTGTTCTTCTTCCTGGTGGTCAACGCCATGGACAAGATGGTGGTGGGCCTGCTGGCCGCGCCGATGATGGACGAACTGGGGCTGACGCCGGCGCAGTTCGGGCTGGTCGGCAGCAGCTTCTTCTGGCTGTTCGCGGTGTCGGGCGTGCTCGGCGGCTTCCTCGCCAACCGCACGCCGACCTCGCGGCTGCTGGTGCTGATGGCGCTGGCGTGGTCGCTGTGCCAGATCCCGATCGCGCTGTCGTCGAGCCTGGCGGTGCTGATCGTGGCGCGCGTGCTGCTGGGCTTTATGGAAGGACCGGCCGCGCCGGTGGCGATCCACGCCTGCTACAAGTGGTTTCCGAACAACCGGCGCAACCTGCCGGTGGCGGTGCTGACGCAGGGCGCGGGCATCGGCATCGTGCTGGCGGGGCTGCTGATCCCGGCCGTGGCCGCGCACTGGGGCTGGCGTACCAACTTCTACCTGCTTGCAGTGCTGGGCGTGGTGTGGGCGGTGGCGTGGCTCGCGCTCGGGCGCGAAGGCACGCTGGATGAACGCCCGGCCGGGCACGGAGCCGCGGGCACCGGCGCGCCGCAGCGGCTGCCGTATCGCGTACTGCTGGGCGATCCCACGGTGCTGGGCTGCTTTGCCTTGCGGCTGGCGGCGTACTGGGGCCTGGCGCTGTGCCTGACCTGGATCCCGGCTTACCTGCAAAGCGGGCTGGGCTTCGACCATGCCGTCAGCGGCAAGCTGTTCGCGCTGATCGTCGGCACCAACCTGCCGCTGACGATCGCCATCGCCTGGTTCTCGGAACGGCTGCTCGCGCGCGGGGTGTCGTCGCGGGTGGCGCGCGGCCGGGTCTCGGCCGGCATGCTGCTGCTGGCGGGCGGCTTCTTCCTGATGCTGCTGTGGCCGGGCACCACGCCGGCCATGCGCGTGGCGCTGCTGGTGCTGGCCTGCGTGTGCGCGCCGGCGATCTATTCGCTCGGCCCGGCGATGCTGGCCGAGGTGGTGCCGGCAGGGCAGCGCGGCGCGGTGCTGGCGATCGACGCCTCGGTGTCGTCGGTCGCGGGCGTGCTGGCGCCGCTGGTGACGGGGGTGCTGGTGCAGAACACGCCCGGCGCGCGCGGCTTTGAACTGGGGCTGGCGCTGTGCGGCGCGATCATGGTGGTGGCGGCACTGGCCGGGCTGTGCGTGGTCAACCCGGAGCGCTCGCGCCAGCGCCTGGCCGCGCGGCTGCCAGCGGACGTCCAGGCCGGACAGCCCGCGGTGGCGGCAGGCTGA
- a CDS encoding LysR family transcriptional regulator: MGLRQLHHFVTLVEQGSFARAAAALHLSQPALTRSIQALEADLGTLVDRSYGKVRPTAAGTLALARARRMLREQRELRRDLQLLEDVEIGTLRAGFGPFAASFLLDPVLEALVRRYPRLRIDLETADTPAMRRSLEAEQLDIFVGESRSLADQAHLQIERLPAMETAFFVRAGHPLTRQRKVTLADLRAYPVAGTRLPPHIVRFFRQALHEASGGSGPLPDDEPGLMTVTCNDMHALRTLLLAVDAVALVPVAMMADACAQRLAVALPMHPPTALKAQYGIVTLAGHTPSPAMRVFAALVHEAVAQAGADAGPAP, encoded by the coding sequence ATGGGCTTGAGGCAACTGCATCACTTCGTCACGCTGGTCGAACAGGGCAGCTTTGCGCGCGCCGCCGCCGCGCTGCACCTGTCGCAGCCGGCGCTGACGCGCAGCATCCAGGCGCTCGAAGCCGACCTGGGCACGCTGGTCGACCGCAGCTACGGCAAGGTGCGTCCCACCGCCGCCGGCACGCTGGCGCTGGCGCGCGCGCGCCGCATGCTGCGCGAGCAGCGCGAGCTGCGGCGCGACCTGCAATTGCTGGAAGACGTGGAGATCGGCACCCTGCGCGCCGGCTTCGGGCCGTTTGCGGCCTCGTTCCTGCTGGACCCCGTGCTGGAGGCGCTGGTGCGCCGCTACCCGCGGCTGCGCATCGACCTGGAGACCGCCGACACCCCGGCCATGCGGCGTTCACTCGAAGCCGAGCAGCTCGACATCTTCGTCGGCGAAAGCCGCAGCCTGGCGGACCAGGCGCACCTGCAGATCGAGCGGCTGCCGGCAATGGAAACAGCTTTCTTCGTGCGCGCCGGGCATCCGCTGACGCGGCAGCGCAAGGTCACGCTGGCCGACCTGCGCGCCTACCCGGTGGCCGGCACCCGGCTGCCGCCGCATATCGTGCGCTTCTTCCGCCAGGCCCTGCACGAGGCCAGCGGCGGCAGCGGCCCGCTGCCCGACGATGAGCCGGGCCTGATGACCGTCACCTGCAACGACATGCACGCGCTGCGCACGCTGCTGCTGGCGGTCGATGCCGTCGCGCTGGTCCCCGTGGCGATGATGGCCGATGCCTGCGCGCAGCGCCTGGCCGTGGCCCTGCCGATGCACCCGCCCACCGCGCTGAAGGCGCAATACGGGATCGTGACGCTGGCCGGGCACACGCCATCGCCGGCCATGCGCGTGTTCGCGGCGCTGGTGCATGAAGCGGTGGCGCAAGCCGGCGCCGATGCCGGGCCGGCGCCGTAG
- a CDS encoding Bug family tripartite tricarboxylate transporter substrate binding protein, with translation MNRRAWLTLATGGVAAGLSLGMALPAAAQAYPAKPIRIVVPYVAGGGTDTIARAMGEKLSKRLGQPVVVDNKAGASGIIGTDAVAKAAPDGYTLLMTLTQSVLTNQFLFQKLPYDPRKDLSMISVLADAQLVLVTHPSVPARTVRELGDYARSRPGKLSYASWGVGSLSHLSGAYYSKLVHGQATHVPYKGEAPMLQDLLGGQVQFGFASILTAKPYIQSGKLKALAVTGTQRSSAMPDMPTFAEAGLPDSAFKTVGWIGLVAPVGVPAPILARLEAEVRAILQTPEMQERMVTLGLRTVGSSPAEAQALYARDWPVLKTLVADSGAKLD, from the coding sequence ATGAACCGACGCGCATGGCTGACGCTGGCCACCGGCGGCGTGGCCGCCGGGCTTTCGCTCGGCATGGCCCTGCCTGCCGCGGCGCAGGCCTATCCCGCCAAGCCGATCCGCATCGTCGTGCCCTATGTGGCCGGCGGCGGCACCGACACCATTGCCCGCGCCATGGGCGAAAAGCTGAGCAAGCGGCTGGGCCAGCCGGTGGTGGTCGACAACAAGGCCGGCGCGTCCGGCATCATCGGCACCGATGCCGTGGCCAAGGCCGCGCCGGATGGCTACACGCTGCTGATGACGCTGACCCAGTCGGTGCTGACCAACCAGTTCCTGTTCCAGAAGCTGCCTTACGACCCGCGCAAGGACCTGAGCATGATCAGCGTGCTGGCCGACGCGCAGCTGGTGCTGGTGACCCATCCGTCGGTGCCGGCGCGCACCGTGCGCGAGCTGGGCGACTATGCGCGCAGCCGGCCGGGCAAGCTGAGCTATGCCTCGTGGGGCGTGGGTTCGCTGTCGCACCTGAGCGGCGCCTACTACAGCAAGCTGGTGCACGGCCAGGCCACGCACGTGCCCTACAAGGGCGAAGCGCCGATGCTGCAGGACCTGCTCGGCGGGCAGGTGCAGTTCGGCTTCGCCAGCATCCTGACCGCCAAGCCCTACATCCAGAGCGGCAAGCTCAAGGCGCTGGCGGTGACCGGCACCCAGCGCAGCAGCGCGATGCCCGACATGCCCACCTTCGCCGAGGCCGGCCTGCCGGACAGCGCCTTCAAGACCGTCGGCTGGATCGGCCTGGTGGCGCCGGTAGGCGTGCCGGCACCGATCCTGGCCAGGCTGGAAGCCGAGGTGCGCGCCATCCTGCAGACCCCCGAGATGCAGGAGCGCATGGTCACGCTGGGATTGCGCACGGTCGGCAGTTCGCCGGCCGAGGCGCAGGCGCTCTACGCGCGCGACTGGCCGGTGCTGAAGACGCTGGTGGCGGATTCGGGCGCGAAGCTGGACTGA